A portion of the Clupea harengus chromosome 18, Ch_v2.0.2, whole genome shotgun sequence genome contains these proteins:
- the LOC116224603 gene encoding prosaposin-like: MLWSFSHFQCTVIMVSFLDSLVFYFLCPLVPAQVMDAVNRSAVPGQLLTPNSCKTCTKIFDLVKDLLSDAEVQGTAKSDMNGVCEALLSPGPVKLCKQIVDKHLPMGFAIADTSIKPGHVCSVIGFCVDAEGERPRLMAQLQTAFKPPYFGDTFGAQCLICTHFIETVKGLLPKDELEDVLNLVLGQGCNLLPNTLKVECEKSINLATKTVIELVMSFISPDTICSLLLLCTDSSVELPITEAAWI, encoded by the exons ATGTTATGGTCATTCTCACATTTCCAATGTACTGTGATTATGGTGTCATTTTTGGACTCCTTAGTTTTTTACTTCCTCTGTCCGTTAGTTCCAGCACAAGTCATGGATGCCGTCAACCGGAGTGCTGTGCCAGGACAACTGCTTACA CCAAATTCCTGTAAGACATGCACCAAAATCTTTGACCTTGTGAAAGACCTGCTTTCGGATGCTGAAGTGCAG GGCACGGCTAAGAGTGACATGAACGGCGTGTGTGAGGCGCTGCTCAGTCCTGGACCGGTGAAACTCTGCAAGCAGATAGTGGACAAACACCTCCCCATGGGCTTCGCCATCGCTGACACAAGCATA AAACCAGGCCATGTTTGTTCTGTTATTGGGTTCTGTGTTGACGCAGAAGGTGAACGGCCGCGTCTGATGGCACAACTTCAAACTGCCTTCAAACCACCATATTTTGGG gaTACCTTTGGGGCCCAGTGTCTGATCTGTACCCACTTCATTGAAACTGTGAAAGGACTCCTGCCCAAAGACGAACTCGAG GACGTTCTTAACCTGGTGCTGGGCCAGGGGTGTAACTTGCTTCCTAACACCCTTAAGGTCGAATGTGAGAAATCCATCAACCTAGCCACCAAGACAGTGATTGAGCTGGTCATGTCCTTCATCTCCCCTGACACCATctgcagcctcctcctcctctgcacaGACAGCTCTGTGGAGTTACCCATCACGG AGGCAGCATGGATATAG